The stretch of DNA TTCTTCATCTCCATTTCCTGTTTCCAGGTCTCTTCGGCCTTCTCGTTCGTTTTATCGTCGCCTTTCTCGGAGGATTCTGTCGTTTTCTTCGTGTGATTTTTCAAAGACTTACTCAACGCTATCACCTGCCGCTTCAGCGCGATGATTCGTCGATTTTTCGCGTCCGGATTATAATTCTTGTACGTTTTCGTCTGCGTTTCGACGTTTTTGCTCGTTCTGTCGTTCTTTACGTTCTCACAGCATTTCAGTTGCTGTTCTAGCTGGACAATACGTTGATTCTTTTCCTCTACTTCTTTCTTCCAGGATTCATTGATACTTGTGTTATTTAACAAGTCTTTACACCTGTCGTAATCCATCTGGAGGCTCTCTATTTTCTTCTCTAGTTCAGATATAGTCCAATTTTTCGTCTCTAGTGCTTCTTGCCAGGAGGAGGACTCGTCCTTGTTATCCTGGGACTAGCGTGCAATATGTGTGCCAAAGCGACATTTGTTGGCAAAATGGCAAAATGACGAAATGTACAAGatggaaaataaagaataaggaAACACATAAGAGGAAACAGAGGAAAGTAAATGCTTGTTTTAATTCAAGcttttgtgtgtatgtatgtggcatgtgtgtgtgtgtgtgtgtgtgtgtgcatcgATCGGTACGAAGGATGCAGAAGTATGCGTCTTCAAACGATTTCATGAtaaatcttcaattttcattATCAATCTGTTTAGTTTGCGAGtctcgatattttaattattatccattgttattcttcttttttttgttggttttttttctttctcttcgcgTCTGCCGTTTGCCATCTGAtcttcttttcctctctttctctctcgctctttctctcgcataTTTAaactcatatttatatttatatttacgtgtgtgcatacatatatacacctacatacgtatattttttcgCGGCCGTGTAGGTAATAGTATTTGTATATACAGATAAATACGCGTGTGTCTGTATTTCTTGTGTGTacgcatatgtatgtatatatatatattatatatatatacttcggTCTTTcttcgatataataataataattaattaacgttatTGTTGCCGTTGTCGTCTTCTCTCGCGTCGTctcgttaatatttatatttataatttatcctctgtgtatatttatacctgtatttatatttatatctttaatatttatatttatatttatatttatatgtcaagttattgttgtattattatcgttattatcCTTTcgctataattattaaatacgttAACAATGGTCGCAGcattttacgtaaaataattatatgtctcGACGTGGGTTTTGTCCATCAGCGGATCTACGTCGATCCTTCGTTTAAGTCTCTCGTATATCTATACTCGTATAGTCTTGcttaataatatgcaaattgtACTAAAAAGAACGGAGAAGAGGCGTCTCCAACAAAAATCGACCTTAGAACAAGCTTTTTAGGAAACCGGCGGGTCCCGCCTGTTTGCAATGTTTCAAAGACGCaatgtatttttgttttgttgtTTATCGTGTTGTTAACATTGAAGGAAAGCCGAATGGAAATACGCAACGATGTGCATACATAAAGCGTGTGCGATTGTCGTGTATGCATCCGAAAGCAGCATGGAAAATATCAGAATTAATTAGTAGATTAATATGTAGAAGAAggaaatatgttaatatataaattaattaatttatgtttttttaacacatatattatttaataaataaatataaagtatatactgACCTCTTGCTGTGCAGTTGTAGCTTGTTTTAACTTGGCTTGTGCGGTTTTGAGTGCACTGCAAGAAGAAATTAAGAGCATTAATGTgagacattaaattattttcttttcttttcagctataatatcaattaaattaataaaaaattcaaatgcgTATCTCTTAAAAGCATATTGTACATTAAacgtaaacatattttaatgaaaaggaTCAtgaaattatgcattttaaaatacgatttatatttgcaatatattgatatgtttaaaaaagtaaaatattagtataaataaaaaataattatcggaATGTATTTGTGTTTCACATTATCATATTTCAGATGATACTCACTCTTGAAGTTCTCTGATCTGTTTCTCTTTGGAGTTTTGTTCCTCCTGAGTCATCTGCACGAGCTGCAGTAGCCTTTCGGTTTCGGCCGAGCTTCTGCTCGATTCTTCCTTTGCCTTTTCCAACTCCCTCTCGGCAGCTTCGAGTGTCTTTTGCATTTCCGCTAATCTCTTGTCTGGCGCTCCACCACTCTGTATATGTCAAAGCAAATTTATTGTTAGGCAGAAATtatgtaagaataaaataaattataagaaaattcataaaaagtttaattaaattttacattaaatctatattattatagtataattttatacacacatatatatatatatatatatatatatatatatatatatattaaaaatttattttcaaatatttatattaacactTGAATTCTACATTTGCTcaaatctgaaaatatttcgactttaattttattctaaaattattcaaaataatataaattattaaaatagctATATGTATAACTATGTAGAATTAGTACGTTTTTGACAATCAAAATGCAATCACCTTCTGTAATTGCTGCTCCAGTTGGTCCATTCTcgcttttctcttctttagATCCTGGTCGAGACTTTGGAGCATCCTCTCCTTCTCCTCTGTTGTTCTAGCTTTCTGATCTATGGTCTTCGCCCGTTCCTCTGTCTGTCTTCTCTGTTCTTCCAAATGTCGTCTTTGTTCCTCCAGCTGCTTCCTCTCCTGCATAGTATCGACGCCAGCTTTCGCGGCGCCAGCTTGGAGTTTCTTGTTCGCCTCGTGCAAGTCCACCTGCATTTACGAACAAGTAGATATAGTATACTCCTCGCACTTTTGTCGCATGcacgtttttattattttttttttttgttaattagcAGAAAATCAATTgcgagataaagagagaaagagaagcttATGTGTGCCGTaagaataatgataatgacCATTCCAAAATGCAAAATCGACGACCGTCTACTTGCGCTTTGGCTCAATGTGCTTTcctataaatatttcgttctgtgtaaattttaatttccaaagtGCAATTAGACCGCAAAAGGCTATACGGCTACCCTCGATTTTCTCCTTTtcacagaataaaaattaatcgatactttaatttctttcaaataatttgtatttctgATTGTTGTAAAGATATTAGAAAAGAGAGtagatttttgaaaatcgAGAATATTGCGTTCTGCCGGTCAAATGATCGACGTGACAAAATTATGAATGCATGATAggtgaattataataataataataataacaacaacaataataataataataataataaaacgaatcAAACGCGACATTACACAGAGACTCTTCCATATCTAATGATTACAGCAATGTATATACGTACAGAGAGATATATCATGATAAAAAACGTggcgaatataaaataacgtatACATCTACGaagagatatatttacatgagCAAGAATGCTCAAAGTGTGCACCAATCAGAGAGAGGAGGATACCGTtcactttaaaattaatttactgtaAAATATCTGACATCATTACATCaatgtttacataaaaaatatgtatatataaaaatttaagaatttgaCAAAAAGAATTCAAAAATGAAGCGATATTTTCCCATTTCATCGATGCAGTGCATGCTATTcaacataaaagtattaacgATTACTTTTTTGCTGTCATATTTAATACTTGACATAAACGCAGCAgtaataatatgattaaatatagtaataataaatatagtaatatataataattgaaaaagcgAGCGGGTAATAATCAGTACTTAGTTTTTCCATTCAATCTTATCAATTTCTTTCCATATATATCTCTATCAtctatttttccatttttttcacgCGCTCACTTTCTGCaatgtataacaataattacagTGCCGATTGCGGGCAACCAAAAATACAAccataacaataataatagttaataataataatcataataataataatatattaatataataccgAGACAATAACGATAACAATGACGTAACAAcaaagagaataatataatcataacaaTGAAAAGTTTGAACGTATTTCGATAGCAATGAGCGACAAATAGCGGTGCTTGAAGAAAGGAATAATCTTTTTGTCGAGAAGAGAGGAAttaagaaaggaaaaaaattgtcacTGGAACAAGGATTGGAATAAAGATTGACGAAAACTCCTTAGCGAAGGGACGTTGCGCTGTGCTGCGACATCGTTGTCAATAATGTAAGATAAAAGAGATGTGCACGCGTGAGTAGTGCATAGCGTATCCGGTTGCTTCTCACACATACGTATGAATTACgcatatatttacacacatatatatatatatctgtttgtatatatacatattttttaaatatatttgtttttgtcaACGTGTATGAAAGTCCATCAGGCGTGTCTGTCTTcagagaagaagaggaagaagaaaacaaagagacgttttttcttttcgctcTTTCGACGAAACGATTGACTCGATTGCatcggaataattttttttttttttttttttttttacagaatgcAGACAGAATGCGCGGGATAATAGTTATGATGGTTGAGGTACTGATGGACATGGTGATGGTGCTTATGGTGATAATGTGGATGACGAGTGATGTGGACTATCATCAGCAGCGCGAGCGAGCGCGGCGTGAGATCGGCACCGCTGCGGCCGCTAACCTGATTCTTCTCCAGTTCCTGACACAGCATCTCGAGCTGCGCCTGGAACCGCTCACGTTCCACTGTCGCCTGCTTAATCTCCTCGCGCGAACGTTCCAGCTCCTTCTTCAGCCTGGTAATCTCCTGGCCGTTCTGTTGCGAaggctgctgctgctgttgcatGGTGACCTGCATCTGTTGGATCTGTTGCTGATGCGCGTGCAGCTGCCGCTCCGTCGTCTGTATCCGCTTCTGCAACTCGCCAGCCTCGCGCTCAGCCGTGTCCGCTCGCTGCCGTTCCGTCTCGCAAAGTTTCCGCCACTGTTCAAGCTGGGCCACGTCGGACTGCGCCGTCTCGGCACCGCGTGACGACAATTGCTTCTGCAGCTCCTGTACTCGCTTCTCCGCCTGTTCGGCACGTTGTCGTTCCTTCTGCTGCGCCTGCTGAACGCTCTGCACTTGTTGTTGCAGTCGCTGTACCTCGCGCATCTGCGCATCGAGCGCTTCCTTGGCGGCGCGATCGGGCGTCTGCGCGTGGGCCCGCTGCTGAAGACGACGGGCCTCCTCGCGCTGACGCTCGAGCTCGGCCTCGTTCGCGCTCAACTCCTGCTGGAAATTCACCAACATCTCCTGCGACTTTTCTAGCTGTATCACCAACTGATCGCGCTCAACCTGCAACTGCTTCGCATCCGCTTCTAGCTTCTCCTTCATCTTCTCCGAGTGCTTCTCCCGGTTCTCCAGGATTGCTGCCATCTTGTCGCGTTCGCGCTGCGCCAACTGCAGTTCGTACTGTGTTCGGGCGAGCTCTTCGTTTCCGGCAagctgctgctgttgttgttgctgctgctgctgctgttgcacGCGACGTAACTCTTGGCGTAACGCCTCGCGTTCTTCCCGTAGTAGCTGAACGTCTGCAGCGAGACGTTCGAGCTCCTTCTTCGTAGCTTCGGCAGCTTCCTGATACTTGGTGGTCTGTAAATGCGCCTTCTCAAGTTCCTTCGCCAGTCTACCGGCCTCTAGCTCGACTTGATCGCGCGCCACAATAGCCTTGTCCAAGCTGGCGCGTAGACGCTCCACCTCGATGCTCGCGCTCTCCGATCTTGTCTTACCCTCGGTCTGCATCAGCCGCTCCAGCCGTATGATCTCAACGCGCAGTTTCTCGTTGTCCGCTTCGAGTGCTTCCGCCCGCGATTTGATCTTATCGTGCCGGTCACGAATCTTTTCCGCTTCGATCCTTGCGCGTTCAATCTCCGAACGATTACGCTCTTGCTGTGCCGAAGCCTTGCCGGTTTCGTCGCGCGCCCGCTCGAGTTGAAGCTGCGCCTCGTGCAGCTTCGCCTCGAGCTCGGCGTTGCTCGACTGTGTCCTCTTCAACTCGGCCTCGCGGCCGTCTAGTCGCTCGCGCAGCTTGTCCACCTCCTGCTGTAGCCTACTACCTTCGCTCTGCCATTTTTCCTGCTCGTACTGGTATTTACCTCGCACGCCTTCCGCACGCTCCAGATCGGCGCGCAGCCTCGAGGCGTCCTGTTCGGCCTTCCGTGCGCGCTCGAGCTCCGCCAGCGCCTTCTCCAGACGGTCACGTAGCCGCTCCACCTCCAGCTTCGCCCACTCGTGCTCTTCCTTCTGTCGCTCCTGGCTCTCCTGGTATTTGCCGAAACGGGTCGCGTACCTCTCGCACTCCTCACGAGCGCTCTCCGATTCGGCGCGCAGTCGTTCCGCCTCGCTCTGCGCTTTTCTCACCTCGGCCTGCTGACGATCGTGCTTCTCGTACATCTTCTCGATCTCTAGCTGCATACGCGCGAGCTCCTCCTGCGTCTTCTCCGTGGCCGCCTGCGCCTTGTTCAGCTGCGAATGCGCGCGCTCCAGCTCGAAGCTGATGCGCTCGTTGTCAGCCACCACCTTCTCCCGCTCGTTCTGCAAACGTCGCAGCTCGATCTGCGACTTCTCGTAACGCTCGCGTACCATCTCCAGATCGACGCTAAGTCGATCGATGCTCTCCTTCGACTTCTCCTCGTGCTCCTTGGTACGGCCGAGTTGCAGCGCCGCGCGGTCGTACATCTCCTGCACCCGGGCCAGTTCCTCCTGGGCTTTGCGCGCCTCCTCGCGCGACTTGGCCGCCAGCATCTGCTGCTTCTCCGCCTCCAGCTCCAGCCGGTCCTTGTCCGCCTCCATCACGTCGATGCGGTTCTGCAGACGGTACACCTCGCTCTGCCCCCTGCCACATCGCCGTGAGATATTTAGCCTCGGAATATCCTCTGCCTTTTTCGCTACGATCTACCTAATTTTCTACATTTGCGAAAATTCTGTCAGTgatgcataaaattaaaaggtgTGCATAAAAGttattggaatatttttttttttttttttttaatatttcttttttttggtatgataataatattaaatcaaataaattaaaatatcgctACGTTTACTGAACCTAACGCTCGTTGGGATACACTCAAAGCGATTGAGTCTTTCCGATGCAGATATCTGCTAGACGTATTACCTATCGTATTTCTCCAGCATCTTCTCGAATTCCTTCGCAGTGTTCTCCCGTTCTTCgtgaattttattcaaagaataTTGAGCTTTCTCTAGTTTCTCCTTTAAGATCTGAATTTCTGTTAAAGCGTCATCTCGTTCCAACTGTTTCACCGCAATTCCGAGAAAAAaccgaaaaagaaattattaattttatttttttctttcattctaatatttttggcaaaataatattatacctaCATTAGTCCATAAAACGAAGCATGCTTtattatgtgatatataaacatatatatatatatatatatatatatatacatatacctatatacatatatatacatatatacatatacatacatacatatgtatatataaatgtatgtatgtgttttttaaggtatatattgtaaataagaaagctaagaaatgtaaaaagataatGAGTATTATggcaagaaattaattattctcacCGTCAATTTCTGATGAGTGTTGTGCGCCTTCTCCCATCTCTCCTTCACCAAGTCGAGTTCCGACAGTACGTTCTCCTTCTCGCGTTGCATCTTGCCAAGTTGATTCTGCTGCAGTTCTATCCTCTCGTGCATCTTCTCCATCTCCTCCTGGAAGCTGTCCCTCTCTTTCTGCAGCCGTTGCATTATGACCTGAAGATACATGACacgaatgaaataattattgacgatcgatttataaatgtaaatcttatgattaattatatttttgtcttattataCTCACTTGAGCTTTCTCGTATTTGTCCTGTAGTCGATCAACCTCGAGTTGAATCGCCTCTCGCTCTTTCTGCATCCTCGTCGACTGTCCTAATGCCTTATCGAGCTGGCTCTGTAGATTCTCAAAGTCGTAattctgtttctctctctccattTGCAtctgcaataattattgcgtcgtatatgtaattaaatcaataaataaaaaaaatatatatgtacatagattaataaaagtgttaaaagcttttttatatacggaggattaaagttgaaataaaataataaattatttattcgaaactCACTCTACGAACTTCCGTCTGCGTTTTATCGAGCTTCTCCTGCAACTTGTCAACCTCGCTCTGCGTTTTATCTAAAAGATTCTGTAATTTGTCCTGCTGAAGTTGTGCCTTGCCGAGAGTAGCCTGGGTACGTTCGAGCTCCTCCTGTGATTTTTCGAGCTCGCCGATCGCCTTGTCTCTCTCGGCGTGAAGACGAGCCACGGACGCCTGTGCTCGATCGTATTCTTCCCTAAGACTCTCCTGTTCTCCTTGAGCATTTTCCAGCCTGGCCTTGAGCCTGTACACCTCGCCTTGACTTTTCTCCACCTTaaacaatgaaaaagaaaaatttgttgatGTTCTTCGCCTCGCACAATCCAATCGATTTAATTCGatcgatattaaaaaagtctTCGAGTAAATTTAAACGCTTTTCCGCGAGTTAAGTATCACacgtattaaatattcaatactctgaaaaattttgtaatttattcaagaatttttaatgtatgtaccaaaaataatataacaagaaagaaaattgaatttattttatgtaaatttaaattaaatttatgcgtACTTTTAACATTGTTGACAAATGATTTCTTCACGTgctcttaatttaaatagcgGTAGAGAGTTccttaattacaaagaaattatttgtagCGCGAGACAGACTTCCACTTTTAGAAAGAATTTATGTTATCCATTCTTGTGACACTTTTTATTCCCCGTCATTAACTGGTGCCTTTACGCGCAAGAATTGCGCGGTAAACTCAACGGCAAGCCGAGCAAAATGTGAATTTAAGTACACTGTTTAACCGTGTTCCTTCCATGTTCCGAGAGGGTGATATGGTAATGCGCGCAAGCAATTTTCCAGTCACTTAAGCGGCGGAATCGTTACTCTGCTGCCGGTTGCAGGACGGAGGCGTGATTGGAAATTGGATCCTATTGGAAGGATAAAGATAGTGCAGCGGGGAAAAGGATGAACGGGaatgaagaagaaagagatcaAGGAGGGAAGGAacaataggaaaaaaatttaataggtGTTAAGGAATGTTTGAATTAATTCGCGATTAAAATCGACAATAAATACGTGACCGTTACGGACTAGGTCTTCGAGGAAAGTGCTCGACGAAATGGAACTGCTGAGTCGTGGTCCAAAGTGGACCTTTAGTCATCCATTAATAGATCACCGTGTGACTCCAGCAAAGTAGTTCAGGTTACTTTTGTGCCGATCAATCGATAAGCGCTATAATTGGCGTATAAATGGCGCGTTCTCCGCCAGAGAGATGCCAGAAATCGAGAATATTTCAGGCTGTTGCGAGATAGAAATGCTCCGAAAGGGAGAACTTCGTCTCTTTCGCGATTTAGaacaagagatatttttatattcccaCAAATAACAATTTCCACTAGACCATAATATATGAGTTTATcttgataatatatgaattaatgaTGTAATAAGATTGTCTTGATGAAAaacacttttaataaattacgacAGATTAAACTTACTGTTAGCAGCCTTTGTAAAAAAGCtgcagtatttttaaaataattcaattttaatatatttattgacaatTGCAAGacacatttcttttatttaattttatttacttttttattaaaaatttatataatataaatataaataaagtataaatataaatataaacatttatataaattatatatatcaatagacataaattat from Anoplolepis gracilipes chromosome 16, ASM4749672v1, whole genome shotgun sequence encodes:
- the Brp gene encoding bruchpilot isoform X9, coding for MMSRDPYSSSGVVGPGGGTRSPRSGRRVGELPTVDRSPSRSYASGRGSPLGGRKQRGTRSGNNSPEHLGFGSYHHHQLGSPYYSRDEDLGSPVMLEERGRSMSTGGGGGGHHRSRSASRPAMSSSAGMVARYTSLDRASAGVLDHDREFVPIREPSRERSRDRGLYLEDELYGSRSARQSPNPHMLRDSGGYIGELQHQNNDLQRELGNLKKELELTNQKLGSSMHSIKTFWSPELKKERALRKEESTKYSLINEQLKLLNSENQKQSMMVRQLEEELRMRMRGPNVEIQQQMEVLYNENEHLTREIAILRDTIKELELRIETQKQTLQARDESIKKLLEMLQNKGMGKEEERIMFQQMQSMAQKQELKATNESLKSLQTQLELAYASTASSGQPVAGGSNIGGFVGSGIIGLGSVSGGAGAGSGGTVLGGSVAVPGGVPGSTTLTAIMETKDARITTLEKEVALLEAEMQRIKECGGRLREQLLKAIAVPSSSLQQQQQPTGLGGQQQPGTLALIRGPSMMTSLVPYGGQASSAALTSSLLAGSTGGTTGSGGGLGIGGVGIGGGSSCLAGISSGTTTGVVNPYTDRYATDHHHPQQLHHHQHHHHHHLHQQQQHQLQLQQQQQQMQQHLKQIEPAAAGALALHAHTFNKHDLNFKRQVEYSRMRQLHFAFQTQKSQHASRVLLDELRTEVQRRDQELLAMSAKMKTLEEQHQDYQRHIAVLKESLCAKEEHYNMLQADVEEMRQRLEEKNRMIEKKTQAAMQAQQERNRMNTELTEIKDHMDIKDRKINVLQRKIENLEDLLKEKDNQVDMARARLTAMQAHHCSSEGALSSLEEAIGDKEKQMAQLREQRDRAEQEKQEERELHERELAEYKMKIHTLESEVEKLGARLERAQAEKDRLEAKLESSQSELGKSKAELDKATSEVGRSGADWEAAKQRLARLELENERLRHDMERSQGYGRGTLNSSQEMERIQERADKSATELRRVQAELRVTQADNERARAEAATLQEKVEKSQGEVYRLKARLENAQGEQESLREEYDRAQASVARLHAERDKAIGELEKSQEELERTQATLGKAQLQQDKLQNLLDKTQSEVDKLQEKLDKTQTEVRRMQMEREKQNYDFENLQSQLDKALGQSTRMQKEREAIQLEVDRLQDKYEKAQVIMQRLQKERDSFQEEMEKMHERIELQQNQLGKMQREKENVLSELDLVKERWEKAHNTHQKLTLERDDALTEIQILKEKLEKAQYSLNKIHEERENTAKEFEKMLEKYDRGQSEVYRLQNRIDVMEADKDRLELEAEKQQMLAAKSREEARKAQEELARVQEMYDRAALQLGRTKEHEEKSKESIDRLSVDLEMVRERYEKSQIELRRLQNEREKVVADNERISFELERAHSQLNKAQAATEKTQEELARMQLEIEKMYEKHDRQQAEVRKAQSEAERLRAESESAREECERYATRFGKYQESQERQKEEHEWAKLEVERLRDRLEKALAELERARKAEQDASRLRADLERAEGVRGKYQYEQEKWQSEGSRLQQEVDKLRERLDGREAELKRTQSSNAELEAKLHEAQLQLERARDETGKASAQQERNRSEIERARIEAEKIRDRHDKIKSRAEALEADNEKLRVEIIRLERLMQTEGKTRSESASIEVERLRASLDKAIVARDQVELEAGRLAKELEKAHLQTTKYQEAAEATKKELERLAADVQLLREEREALRQELRRVQQQQQQQQQQQQLAGNEELARTQYELQLAQRERDKMAAILENREKHSEKMKEKLEADAKQLQVERDQLVIQLEKSQEMLVNFQQELSANEAELERQREEARRLQQRAHAQTPDRAAKEALDAQMREVQRLQQQVQSVQQAQQKERQRAEQAEKRVQELQKQLSSRGAETAQSDVAQLEQWRKLCETERQRADTAEREAGELQKRIQTTERQLHAHQQQIQQMQVTMQQQQQPSQQNGQEITRLKKELERSREEIKQATVERERFQAQLEMLCQELEKNQVDLHEANKKLQAGAAKAGVDTMQERKQLEEQRRHLEEQRRQTEERAKTIDQKARTTEEKERMLQSLDQDLKKRKARMDQLEQQLQKSGGAPDKRLAEMQKTLEAAERELEKAKEESSRSSAETERLLQLVQMTQEEQNSKEKQIRELQDALKTAQAKLKQATTAQQEAGPAGFLKSLF